A window from Danio aesculapii chromosome 6, fDanAes4.1, whole genome shotgun sequence encodes these proteins:
- the blcap gene encoding bladder cancer-associated protein, with product MYCLQWLLPVLLIPKPLNPALWFNHSMFMGFYLLSFLLERKPCTICALVFLAALFLICYSCWGNCFLYHCHDSPLPDSAHDPSIVGT from the coding sequence CCTCCAGTGGCTCCTCCCGGTCCTCTTGATCCCCAAACCCTTAAATCCAGCCCTGTGGTTCAACCACTCCATGTTCATGGGCTTCTACCTGCTCAGCTTCCTGTTGGAGAGGAAGCCGTGCACCATTTGTGCCTTAGTCTTCCTGGCGGCGCTGTTTCTCATCTGCTACAGCTGCTGGGGAAACTGCTTTCTGTATCACTGCCACGATTCTCCACTGCCGGACTCAGCACACGACCCCAGCATTGTGGGCACCTAG